From one Streptomyces sp. Q6 genomic stretch:
- a CDS encoding response regulator has translation MTTTAETGSPDRASILLVDDMEDNLVALEAVLGSLNEPLVRARSGEEAMKALLRRRFAVVLLDIRMPGMDGFETATNIKRLDQTKDVPIIFLTGTDADAGYAFRGYATGAADYLTKPFDPWVLRAKVTVFLDLHRKNRQLERLLAREQQQFESLAARMDAIEHSLAAHTDPDVNQLRTHIARMEETLRTMRRP, from the coding sequence ATGACCACCACCGCAGAGACCGGTTCTCCCGATCGGGCCAGCATCCTGCTGGTCGACGACATGGAGGACAACCTGGTAGCCCTGGAAGCCGTCCTCGGATCGCTCAACGAGCCCCTCGTGCGGGCTCGTTCGGGCGAGGAGGCCATGAAGGCGCTGCTGCGCCGCCGCTTCGCCGTCGTCCTCCTGGACATCAGGATGCCGGGCATGGACGGCTTCGAGACGGCGACCAACATCAAGCGCCTGGACCAGACGAAGGACGTCCCGATCATCTTCCTGACGGGGACGGACGCGGACGCCGGCTACGCCTTCCGGGGCTACGCGACCGGCGCCGCCGACTACCTGACCAAGCCGTTCGACCCGTGGGTGCTGCGCGCCAAGGTCACCGTCTTCCTCGACCTGCACCGCAAGAACCGGCAGCTGGAGCGGCTGCTGGCCCGCGAACAGCAGCAGTTCGAGAGCCTGGCCGCACGCATGGACGCCATCGAGCACAGCCTGGCCGCCCACACGGACCCGGACGTGAACCAGCTGCGCACGCACATCGCCCGGATGGAGGAAACGCTGCGCACGATGCGGCGCCCCTGA
- the lepA gene encoding translation elongation factor 4, with amino-acid sequence MPATPKNVPEPSRTDPALIRNFCIIAHIDHGKSTLADRMLQLTGVVEQRQMRAQYLDRMDIERERGITIKSQAVRLPWAPTEGADQGRTHILNMIDTPGHVDFTYEVSRSLAACEGTVLLVDAAQGIEAQTLANLYLAMENDLKIIPVLNKIDLPAAQPEKFSEELANLIGCQPEDVLRVSAKTGVGVDALLDKVVAEIPAPVGVADAPARAMIFDSVYDSYRGVVTYVRVIDGQLNKRERIRMMSTGATHELLEIGTNSPEMLAADGLGVGEVGYLITGVKDVRQSKVGDTITSLHNGATEALGGYKDPKPMVFSGLYPLDGSDYPELRDALDKLQLNDAALVYEPETSAALGFGFRVGFLGLLHLDVIRERLEREFGLDLIATAPNVVYRVDMEDGSEHVVTNPSEFPEGKIDKVYEPVVRATILAPSEFIGSIMELCQTRRGVLLGMDYLSEDRVEIRYTLPLAEIVFDFFDQLKSKTRGYASLDYEPTGEQTANLVKVDILLHGDKVDAFSAITHRDAAYSYGVRLVAKLRELIPRQAFEVPIQAAIGSRVIARETIRAIRKDVLAKCYGGDISRKRKLLEKQKEGKKRMKMVGSVEVPQEAFIAVLSSDDSGSAKGKK; translated from the coding sequence GTGCCCGCGACCCCTAAGAATGTGCCCGAGCCGAGCCGTACCGACCCGGCTCTGATCCGCAATTTCTGCATCATCGCGCACATCGACCACGGCAAGTCCACCCTCGCCGACCGCATGCTCCAGCTGACGGGTGTGGTCGAGCAGCGGCAGATGCGTGCTCAGTACCTCGACCGGATGGACATCGAGCGCGAGCGCGGCATCACGATCAAGTCCCAGGCGGTGCGGCTGCCCTGGGCCCCGACGGAAGGGGCCGACCAGGGCAGGACGCACATCCTGAACATGATCGACACCCCGGGCCACGTGGACTTCACGTACGAGGTCTCGCGCTCCCTCGCCGCGTGCGAGGGCACGGTTCTGCTCGTCGACGCCGCCCAGGGGATCGAGGCCCAGACCCTCGCCAACCTCTACCTGGCGATGGAGAACGACCTCAAGATCATCCCGGTGCTCAACAAGATCGACCTGCCGGCGGCCCAGCCCGAGAAGTTCTCCGAGGAGCTGGCCAACCTCATCGGCTGCCAGCCCGAGGACGTGCTGCGGGTCTCCGCGAAGACCGGCGTCGGTGTCGACGCGCTGCTCGACAAGGTCGTCGCCGAGATCCCCGCGCCGGTCGGCGTCGCCGACGCCCCCGCCCGCGCGATGATCTTCGACTCGGTCTACGACTCGTACCGGGGCGTCGTCACGTACGTGCGTGTCATCGACGGCCAGCTCAACAAGCGTGAGCGGATCCGGATGATGTCCACGGGCGCCACGCACGAGCTCCTGGAGATCGGGACGAACTCGCCGGAGATGCTCGCGGCCGACGGCCTCGGTGTCGGCGAGGTGGGTTACCTGATCACCGGCGTGAAGGACGTCCGTCAGTCCAAGGTCGGTGACACGATCACCTCCCTGCACAACGGCGCGACGGAGGCCCTCGGCGGCTACAAGGACCCGAAGCCGATGGTCTTCTCGGGTCTGTATCCGCTGGACGGCTCGGACTACCCCGAGCTGCGCGACGCCCTCGACAAGCTCCAGCTCAACGACGCCGCGCTCGTGTACGAGCCGGAGACCTCGGCCGCGCTCGGCTTCGGCTTCCGTGTCGGCTTCCTCGGCCTGCTGCACCTCGACGTGATCCGCGAGCGCCTGGAGCGCGAGTTCGGGCTCGACCTGATCGCCACCGCGCCGAACGTGGTCTACCGCGTCGACATGGAGGACGGCTCCGAGCACGTCGTCACGAACCCGAGCGAGTTCCCCGAGGGGAAGATCGACAAGGTCTATGAGCCGGTCGTGCGCGCCACCATCCTCGCGCCGTCCGAGTTCATCGGGTCGATCATGGAGCTGTGCCAGACCCGGCGCGGTGTGCTGCTCGGCATGGACTACCTGTCGGAGGACCGGGTCGAGATCCGGTACACGCTGCCGCTCGCGGAGATCGTCTTCGACTTCTTCGACCAGCTGAAGTCCAAGACCCGCGGCTACGCCTCCCTCGACTACGAGCCCACCGGCGAGCAGACCGCCAACCTGGTCAAGGTCGACATCCTGCTGCACGGCGACAAGGTCGACGCGTTCTCGGCGATCACGCACCGGGACGCGGCCTACTCCTACGGCGTCCGGCTCGTCGCCAAGCTGCGCGAGCTCATCCCGCGGCAGGCGTTCGAGGTGCCGATCCAGGCCGCGATCGGCTCCCGGGTCATCGCCCGCGAGACCATCCGCGCCATCCGCAAGGACGTGCTCGCCAAGTGCTACGGCGGTGACATCTCCCGTAAGCGCAAGCTGCTCGAGAAGCAGAAGGAGGGCAAGAAGCGCATGAAGATGGTCGGCTCCGTCGAGGTGCCGCAGGAAGCCTTCATCGCGGTCCTGTCCAGCGACGACTCCGGCAGCGCCAAGGGCAAGAAGTAG
- the rpsT gene encoding 30S ribosomal protein S20 translates to MANIKSQIKRIKTNEKARLRNKAVKSSLKTAIRKAREAAAAGDVEKATVAAREAARKLDKAASKGVIHKNQAANKKSALASQVASIKA, encoded by the coding sequence GTGGCGAACATCAAGTCCCAGATCAAGCGGATCAAGACCAACGAGAAGGCTCGGCTGCGCAACAAGGCCGTCAAGTCCTCCCTGAAGACCGCGATCCGCAAGGCCCGCGAGGCCGCTGCCGCGGGTGACGTCGAGAAGGCCACCGTCGCCGCGCGCGAGGCTGCGCGCAAGCTCGACAAGGCCGCCTCGAAGGGCGTCATCCACAAGAACCAGGCCGCCAACAAGAAGTCGGCGCTTGCTTCGCAGGTCGCGTCCATCAAGGCCTGA
- a CDS encoding ATP-binding SpoIIE family protein phosphatase — MGSIPLQRETAASAADLPDHSHVGSVEAHTSLPGNQLAPAAARRFVRSALTGWAEDELPEAAGVDGRITDDAVVIVSELVTNAVVHAGTAIDLLCHLADGVLVIEVTDHHPARALWGEHPSRSPEMPEYGRGLRLVASLAEAWGITYRSGTKTVWARLPADGTEPSAAEPDTRSAARVLPRGARAAELLAAAPRRTPDRDWVNRGALTFLAEASDMLAGQLDVDMVAALVGQLLVPRLADWCAVWFYDEEGRGMPGADGHDLRGADSVMPAPRLARVWHSHESRMEELRGLLEKDPPRLPDSPYSAPVPVPWPFPTQGDSGSALAYRLSAGGRALGILLIGRAGLLHFPDEVTGLVEDFSRRVALAVSAARRYTRQATISRILQRGLLPSSIAEIPGMKSALVYEPKEAGGPGGDFYDVFPASDGRWCFALGDVQGKGPEAAVVIGLARPWLRLLAREGYPVAQVLDRLNGLLLDDAMEATDAAGRALAAASGGQDVPPEGSSTRFLSLLYGELTPTETGVTCTLASAGHPLPLLMRPGGEVVPAAVPQVLLGVVDDPEYTSETFEMHTGDTLLCVTDGVTERRRGHLQFDDGEGLAHALAGCAGLSAPLLAERIRRLVHAFADSPPDDDLALLVLQAQ, encoded by the coding sequence GTGGGGTCGATTCCTCTCCAGCGGGAAACCGCCGCCTCCGCCGCCGACCTGCCGGATCACTCGCACGTGGGATCGGTGGAGGCGCACACCTCGCTGCCCGGGAACCAGTTGGCGCCCGCCGCCGCTCGTCGTTTCGTCCGCTCGGCGCTCACCGGATGGGCCGAGGACGAGCTGCCCGAGGCGGCCGGAGTCGACGGCCGGATCACCGACGACGCCGTCGTCATCGTCAGCGAACTCGTCACGAACGCCGTCGTGCACGCCGGCACCGCCATCGACCTGCTGTGCCACCTCGCGGACGGCGTCCTCGTCATCGAGGTCACCGACCACCACCCCGCACGCGCCCTGTGGGGCGAACACCCGAGCCGCTCACCGGAGATGCCCGAGTACGGGCGCGGCCTGCGGCTCGTCGCCTCCCTCGCCGAGGCGTGGGGCATCACGTACCGGTCAGGCACCAAGACCGTCTGGGCCCGGCTGCCCGCCGACGGCACCGAGCCGTCCGCGGCCGAGCCCGACACCCGCTCCGCGGCGCGCGTCCTGCCGCGCGGCGCGCGCGCCGCCGAACTCCTCGCGGCCGCGCCCCGGCGCACACCCGACCGGGACTGGGTCAACCGGGGCGCCCTGACGTTCCTCGCGGAGGCCTCGGACATGCTCGCCGGGCAGCTCGACGTCGACATGGTCGCCGCCCTCGTCGGCCAGCTCCTCGTGCCGCGGCTCGCGGACTGGTGCGCCGTCTGGTTCTACGACGAGGAGGGCCGCGGCATGCCGGGCGCGGACGGGCACGATCTGCGCGGCGCCGACAGTGTCATGCCCGCGCCGCGCCTCGCCCGCGTCTGGCACTCCCACGAGAGCCGGATGGAGGAGCTCCGCGGCCTCCTGGAGAAGGACCCGCCGCGGCTGCCCGACAGCCCGTACTCCGCCCCCGTCCCCGTGCCGTGGCCCTTTCCGACGCAGGGCGACTCCGGGTCCGCGCTCGCCTACCGGCTCTCCGCCGGCGGCCGGGCGCTCGGCATCCTGCTCATCGGCCGGGCCGGACTGCTGCACTTCCCCGACGAGGTCACCGGGCTCGTCGAGGACTTCAGCCGCCGTGTCGCGCTCGCCGTCAGCGCGGCCCGCCGCTACACCCGGCAGGCCACCATCAGCCGCATCCTCCAGCGCGGTCTGCTGCCCTCCTCCATCGCCGAGATCCCCGGCATGAAGAGCGCCCTCGTGTACGAGCCGAAGGAGGCCGGCGGCCCCGGCGGCGACTTCTACGACGTGTTCCCCGCGAGCGACGGCCGCTGGTGCTTCGCCCTCGGCGACGTTCAGGGCAAGGGCCCCGAGGCCGCCGTGGTGATCGGGCTGGCCCGGCCCTGGCTGCGGCTGCTCGCCCGCGAGGGATACCCGGTCGCCCAGGTCCTCGACCGGCTCAACGGACTGCTGCTCGACGACGCCATGGAGGCCACGGACGCCGCGGGCCGCGCCCTCGCGGCCGCATCCGGCGGGCAGGACGTGCCGCCGGAGGGCTCGTCCACCCGCTTCCTGTCGCTCCTCTACGGCGAACTGACCCCCACCGAGACGGGCGTGACCTGTACGCTCGCCTCGGCCGGACATCCGCTGCCGCTGCTGATGCGGCCCGGCGGCGAGGTCGTCCCCGCGGCCGTACCGCAGGTGCTCCTCGGCGTCGTCGACGACCCCGAGTACACGAGCGAGACCTTCGAGATGCACACCGGGGACACCCTGCTGTGCGTCACGGACGGGGTGACCGAGCGGCGCCGCGGCCACCTCCAGTTCGACGACGGCGAAGGGCTCGCGCACGCCCTCGCCGGATGCGCGGGGCTCTCGGCGCCGCTGCTCGCGGAGCGGATCCGGCGCCTCGTGCACGCCTTCGCGGACAGCCCGCCCGACGACGACCTGGCGCTCCTGGTGCTCCAGGCGCAGTGA
- a CDS encoding long-chain fatty acid--CoA ligase: protein MSDTQTLIENRPPSVASLFLERVAATPDAEAYRYPVPASSGPDEWKSLSWAQAAQRVYAIAAGLVELGVQPEERIALAASTRVEWILADLGIMCAGAATTTIYPQTNAEESAFILADSGSKVLVAEDAAQLAKARAQRAELPELAHVVVIDATGVEPDAADPDGWLLTLEDLEARGAAYLEKNPEVVKERVGAIQKDQLATLIYTSGTTGRPKGVRLPHDNWSYMAKAIAATGLVGPDDVQYLWLPLAHVFGKVLTSGQIEVGHVTAVDGRVDKIIENLPVVQPTYMAAVPRIFEKVYNGVAAKARAGGNAKYKIFQWAAGVAREYAKVSQDNFRRTGVSSVPFGLASKHKVADALVYSKLREAFGGRLRACVSGSAALAPEIGYFFAGAGVHILEGYGLTESSAASFVNPGEAYRTGTVGKPLPGTDVRIADDGEILLRGPGIMAGYHGLPEKTAEVLESDGWFHTGDIGELSVDGYLRITDRKKDLIKTSGGKYIAPAEVEGQFKAVCPYVSNILVHGADRNFCTALIALDEPSILEWAKENGLGGKSYAEVVAAPATVQLVEGYVQELNQGLQRWQTIKKFKLLPRDLDIEHGELTPSLKLKRPVVEREYKGLLDEMYAGSREG, encoded by the coding sequence GTGAGCGACACACAGACCCTGATCGAGAACCGTCCGCCCTCCGTGGCGTCTCTCTTCCTGGAGCGCGTGGCGGCCACACCGGATGCCGAGGCATACCGCTACCCGGTGCCCGCGAGCAGCGGCCCCGACGAGTGGAAGTCGCTCAGCTGGGCGCAGGCCGCGCAGCGCGTCTACGCCATCGCCGCCGGTCTCGTCGAGCTCGGGGTGCAGCCTGAGGAGCGGATCGCGCTCGCCGCCTCGACGCGGGTCGAGTGGATCCTCGCCGACCTCGGCATCATGTGCGCGGGCGCGGCGACCACGACGATCTACCCGCAGACCAACGCCGAGGAGTCGGCGTTCATCCTGGCCGACTCCGGGTCGAAGGTGCTGGTCGCCGAGGACGCCGCGCAGCTCGCCAAGGCACGCGCCCAGCGCGCCGAGCTGCCCGAGCTCGCGCACGTCGTGGTGATCGACGCGACCGGGGTCGAGCCGGACGCCGCCGACCCCGACGGATGGCTGCTCACCCTGGAGGACCTGGAGGCGCGCGGCGCCGCCTACCTGGAGAAGAACCCCGAGGTCGTCAAGGAGCGGGTCGGGGCGATCCAGAAGGACCAGCTCGCCACGCTCATCTACACCTCGGGCACGACCGGGCGCCCCAAGGGCGTCCGGCTCCCGCACGACAACTGGTCGTACATGGCCAAGGCGATCGCGGCGACCGGGCTCGTGGGCCCCGACGACGTGCAGTACCTGTGGCTGCCGCTCGCGCACGTCTTCGGCAAGGTACTCACCAGCGGTCAGATCGAGGTCGGGCACGTCACCGCGGTCGACGGACGCGTCGACAAGATCATCGAGAACCTGCCCGTCGTGCAGCCGACGTACATGGCCGCCGTGCCGCGCATCTTCGAGAAGGTCTACAACGGCGTCGCCGCGAAGGCGCGCGCCGGGGGCAACGCCAAGTACAAGATCTTCCAGTGGGCGGCCGGCGTCGCGCGCGAGTACGCGAAGGTCAGCCAGGACAACTTCCGCAGGACCGGGGTGAGTTCGGTGCCCTTCGGACTCGCGTCCAAGCACAAGGTCGCCGACGCCCTCGTCTACAGCAAGCTGCGGGAGGCGTTCGGCGGACGGCTGCGGGCCTGCGTCTCCGGATCCGCCGCGCTCGCGCCCGAGATCGGCTACTTCTTCGCAGGCGCGGGAGTCCACATCCTTGAGGGGTACGGCCTGACCGAGTCGTCGGCCGCGTCCTTCGTCAACCCCGGCGAGGCGTACCGGACCGGCACGGTCGGCAAGCCGCTGCCCGGCACGGACGTACGGATCGCGGACGACGGCGAGATCCTGCTGCGCGGGCCCGGCATCATGGCCGGCTACCACGGGCTGCCGGAGAAGACCGCCGAGGTCCTGGAGTCCGACGGCTGGTTCCACACCGGTGACATCGGCGAGCTGTCCGTCGACGGCTACCTGCGGATCACCGACCGGAAGAAGGACCTCATCAAGACGTCGGGCGGCAAGTACATCGCGCCCGCCGAGGTCGAGGGCCAGTTCAAGGCCGTGTGCCCGTACGTCTCCAACATCCTGGTGCACGGCGCCGACCGGAACTTCTGCACCGCCCTCATCGCGCTCGACGAGCCGTCGATCCTGGAGTGGGCCAAGGAGAACGGACTCGGCGGGAAGTCCTACGCCGAGGTCGTGGCCGCGCCCGCCACGGTGCAGCTCGTCGAGGGCTACGTACAGGAGCTGAACCAGGGGCTTCAGCGCTGGCAGACCATCAAGAAGTTCAAGCTGCTGCCGCGCGATCTCGACATCGAGCACGGCGAGCTGACGCCCAGCCTGAAGCTGAAGCGGCCGGTCGTCGAGCGCGAGTACAAGGGCCTGCTCGACGAGATGTACGCGGGCAGCCGCGAGGGCTAG
- a CDS encoding HAMP domain-containing protein yields the protein MTAARDGNFIRVPDNGNGIVGELGAVFNQIIDRSHHYNVELTRVRREIVRHGRLDERLEASPGQGAWATRINDVNTIIGALVAPAANATRVLDAVAGGDLTQRVDLHDGTRQLRGDLRRLGGAVNKMVDQLSLFTGEVTRVAREVGTEGRLGGRAKAQGLSGSWRDVTEAVNTMASRLTAQVRDIALVTTAVARGDLTRTVTIEATGELLELKLTVNTMVDQLSAFADEVTRVAREVGTEGQLGGRAQVRGVSGVWKDLTDNVNFMASNLTSQVRNIAQVTTAVANGDLSQKITVDAQGEILELKSTINTMVDQLSAFADEVTRVAREVGTEGQLGGRAQVRGVSGVWKDLTDNVNFMADNLTSQVRNIALVSTAVASGDLGKKITVEAKGEILELKSTINTMVDQLSAFADEVTRVAREVGTEGNLGGQAQVRGVAGVWNDLTANVNFMASNLTSQVRNIAQVTTAVAQGDLSKKISVDARGEILELKDTVNTMVEQLRGFADEVTRVAREVGTDGRLGGRATVHGVSGVWKDLTDNVNYMADNLTSQVRNIAQVATAVAQGDLSKKIDVDARGEILELKTTINTMVDTLSSFSSEVTRVAREVGSEGQLGGQARVEGVYGTWKRLTTNVNELASNLTTQVRAIAEVASAVTSGDMSRSITVETQGEVAELKDNINLMVANLRETTRAKDWLESNLARLAALMQGHRDLMEVADLILRELTPLVNAQYGAFFLAEPDEDDTPIRSAIPTKGLAYIAGYGSAAALVVDTGGMPVHGLVRQAALEKKRILVEEAPPDYIKINSGLGEAAPASVVIIPILFEDKLLGVIELASFSRFSDVHLAFFDQFVNTIGVAINTIIANSRTESLLGESQRLATQLQERSDELQRQQAELQRSNAELEEKAALLATSSQYKSEFLANMSHELRTPLNSLLILARLLSDNPDGHLNDQEVQFATTIHRSGSDLLQLINDILDLSKIEAGRMDVRPKKLPLIKLLDYVHATFRPITLDRGLAFEVSVGEDVPREVFSDEQRLQQILRNLLSNAIKFTANGKVELRVKRIKDPEHTLVRETDDLLAFAVSDTGIGIARDKLPVIFEAFQQADGTTNRKYGGTGLGLSISREIAGLLGGRIIAESEPGEGSTFTLYVPVVYPGHDPAADSPLELPAPDQAPLVPAQQGQSADTYTIHEQEDNWPTPTKLEQWRKGQAGQILPGRRVLIVDDDIRNVFALTHVLGRVGMPVLYAENGREGIETLDRNPDIELVLMDIMMPEMDGYETISVIRRTPRWAGLPIVALTAKAMPGDREKSIAKGANDYVPKPVDVDQLLTVVCDLLAPEAADRPAGEPAEPGTSESEGETVAPPTIE from the coding sequence ATGACGGCTGCCCGCGACGGCAACTTCATCCGTGTCCCCGACAACGGGAACGGGATCGTGGGTGAGCTCGGCGCGGTCTTCAACCAGATCATCGACCGCAGCCACCACTACAACGTCGAACTGACGCGTGTGCGCCGGGAGATCGTGCGCCACGGCCGTCTCGACGAACGGCTGGAGGCGAGCCCGGGACAGGGCGCCTGGGCGACCAGGATCAACGACGTCAACACCATCATCGGGGCCCTGGTCGCCCCGGCGGCGAACGCCACGCGGGTGCTCGACGCGGTCGCGGGCGGCGACCTGACGCAGCGCGTCGACCTGCACGACGGGACCCGCCAACTCCGGGGCGACCTGAGGAGGTTGGGCGGCGCCGTCAACAAGATGGTCGACCAGCTCTCGCTGTTCACCGGCGAGGTGACCCGCGTCGCGCGCGAGGTCGGCACCGAGGGCCGTCTCGGCGGCCGCGCCAAGGCCCAGGGCCTGTCCGGGAGTTGGCGCGATGTGACCGAGGCCGTCAACACGATGGCGTCGCGCCTCACCGCGCAGGTGCGGGACATCGCCCTGGTGACGACGGCGGTGGCGCGGGGCGACCTGACGCGCACGGTCACGATCGAGGCGACGGGCGAGCTGCTCGAACTGAAGCTGACCGTGAACACGATGGTCGACCAGCTCTCCGCCTTCGCCGACGAGGTGACCCGCGTGGCCCGCGAGGTCGGCACCGAGGGCCAACTCGGCGGCCGCGCCCAGGTCCGCGGCGTCTCCGGCGTCTGGAAGGACCTCACCGACAACGTCAACTTCATGGCGTCGAACCTGACCTCGCAGGTCCGCAACATCGCCCAGGTCACCACGGCCGTGGCCAACGGCGACCTGAGCCAGAAGATCACCGTCGACGCGCAGGGCGAGATCCTCGAACTGAAGTCGACGATCAACACGATGGTCGACCAGCTCTCCGCCTTCGCCGACGAGGTCACCCGCGTCGCCCGCGAGGTCGGCACCGAGGGCCAACTCGGCGGCCGCGCCCAGGTCCGCGGCGTCTCCGGCGTCTGGAAGGACCTCACCGACAACGTCAACTTCATGGCGGACAACCTCACGTCGCAGGTCCGCAACATCGCGCTCGTGTCGACGGCGGTGGCCTCGGGCGACCTCGGCAAGAAGATCACCGTCGAGGCGAAGGGCGAGATCCTCGAACTGAAGTCGACGATCAACACGATGGTCGACCAGCTCTCCGCCTTCGCCGACGAGGTCACCCGCGTGGCCCGCGAGGTGGGCACGGAAGGGAACCTGGGCGGTCAGGCCCAGGTCCGCGGCGTCGCCGGTGTGTGGAACGACCTCACCGCGAACGTCAACTTCATGGCGTCGAACCTGACCTCGCAGGTCCGCAACATCGCCCAGGTCACCACGGCGGTGGCGCAGGGCGACCTGTCGAAGAAGATCTCGGTCGACGCCCGCGGCGAGATCCTCGAACTGAAGGACACCGTCAACACGATGGTGGAGCAGCTGCGGGGCTTCGCCGACGAGGTGACCCGTGTGGCCCGCGAGGTCGGCACCGACGGCCGGCTCGGTGGCCGCGCGACCGTGCACGGCGTCTCGGGTGTCTGGAAGGACCTCACCGACAACGTCAACTACATGGCGGACAACCTCACGTCGCAGGTCCGCAACATCGCGCAGGTCGCGACGGCCGTGGCCCAGGGCGACCTCTCCAAGAAGATCGACGTCGACGCGCGCGGTGAGATCCTCGAACTCAAGACGACCATCAACACGATGGTCGACACGCTCTCGTCCTTCTCCTCCGAGGTCACCCGCGTGGCCCGCGAGGTGGGCTCCGAGGGCCAACTCGGCGGCCAGGCCCGGGTCGAGGGCGTGTACGGCACCTGGAAGCGCCTGACGACGAACGTGAACGAACTGGCGTCGAACCTGACCACGCAGGTCCGCGCCATCGCCGAGGTCGCCTCCGCGGTGACCTCCGGCGACATGTCCCGCTCCATCACGGTGGAGACCCAGGGCGAGGTCGCCGAGCTGAAGGACAACATCAACCTGATGGTGGCCAACCTCCGCGAGACGACCCGCGCGAAGGACTGGCTGGAGTCGAACCTGGCCCGCCTGGCGGCGCTGATGCAGGGCCACCGCGACCTGATGGAGGTCGCCGACCTGATCCTGCGCGAGCTGACCCCGCTGGTGAACGCGCAGTACGGCGCCTTCTTCCTCGCCGAACCGGACGAGGACGACACCCCGATCCGCTCGGCCATCCCCACCAAGGGCCTCGCCTACATCGCGGGGTACGGCTCGGCGGCGGCCCTGGTCGTCGACACGGGCGGCATGCCGGTCCACGGGCTCGTACGGCAGGCGGCGCTGGAGAAGAAGCGCATCCTCGTGGAGGAGGCGCCGCCGGACTACATCAAGATCAACAGCGGTCTCGGTGAGGCCGCGCCCGCCTCGGTCGTCATCATCCCGATCCTCTTCGAGGACAAGCTCCTCGGCGTCATCGAGCTGGCCTCGTTCTCCCGCTTCTCCGACGTCCACCTGGCCTTCTTCGACCAGTTCGTGAACACCATCGGCGTCGCGATCAACACGATCATCGCCAACTCCCGTACGGAGTCCCTGCTCGGCGAGTCCCAGCGCCTCGCGACGCAGCTCCAGGAGAGGTCGGACGAACTCCAGCGCCAGCAGGCCGAGTTGCAGCGCTCGAACGCCGAACTGGAGGAGAAGGCAGCCCTTTTGGCGACGTCGTCCCAGTACAAGTCGGAGTTCCTGGCGAACATGTCGCACGAGCTGCGCACGCCGCTGAACTCCCTGCTCATCCTGGCCCGTCTCCTCTCCGACAACCCGGACGGGCATCTGAACGACCAGGAGGTCCAGTTCGCGACGACGATCCACCGCTCGGGCTCGGACCTGCTCCAGCTCATCAACGACATCCTCGACCTGTCGAAGATCGAGGCCGGGCGGATGGACGTACGGCCCAAGAAGCTCCCCCTCATCAAGCTCCTCGACTACGTCCACGCGACGTTCCGGCCCATCACCCTCGACCGGGGCCTCGCCTTCGAGGTGTCGGTCGGCGAGGACGTGCCGCGCGAGGTGTTCTCCGACGAGCAGCGCCTCCAGCAGATCCTGCGCAACCTGCTGTCGAACGCGATCAAGTTCACCGCGAACGGCAAGGTCGAGCTGCGCGTCAAGCGGATCAAGGATCCGGAGCACACGCTCGTGCGCGAGACCGACGACCTGCTCGCCTTCGCCGTCTCGGACACCGGCATCGGCATCGCCCGCGACAAACTCCCCGTCATCTTCGAGGCGTTCCAGCAGGCCGACGGCACCACCAACCGCAAGTACGGCGGCACGGGCCTCGGCCTGTCCATCAGCCGCGAGATCGCCGGCCTGCTGGGCGGGCGGATCATCGCCGAGAGCGAGCCCGGCGAGGGCTCCACGTTCACCCTGTACGTCCCCGTGGTCTATCCGGGCCACGACCCGGCGGCCGACTCCCCGCTCGAACTGCCCGCCCCGGACCAGGCGCCGCTCGTACCGGCCCAGCAGGGCCAGAGCGCGGACACGTACACGATCCACGAGCAGGAGGACAACTGGCCGACGCCGACGAAGCTGGAGCAGTGGCGCAAGGGTCAGGCGGGACAGATCCTTCCGGGCCGCCGCGTCCTCATCGTCGACGACGACATCCGCAACGTCTTCGCCCTCACCCATGTGCTCGGCCGGGTCGGCATGCCCGTCCTGTACGCGGAGAACGGCCGCGAGGGCATCGAGACGCTCGACCGCAACCCGGACATCGAGCTGGTCCTGATGGACATCATGATGCCGGAGATGGACGGCTACGAGACCATCTCGGTCATCCGCAGGACCCCGCGCTGGGCCGGGCTGCCCATCGTGGCGCTCACCGCCAAGGCGATGCCCGGCGACCGCGAGAAGTCGATCGCCAAGGGCGCCAACGACTACGTCCCGAAGCCGGTGGACGTGGACCAACTGCTGACCGTCGTCTGCGACCTGCTGGCCCCCGAGGCCGCTGACCGACCCGCCGGCGAACCCGCTGAGCCGGGGACATCCGAGAGCGAAGGGGAAACCGTCGCCCCGCCGACGATCGAGTGA